From a single Rosa rugosa chromosome 7, drRosRugo1.1, whole genome shotgun sequence genomic region:
- the LOC133720394 gene encoding protein WUSCHEL-like, giving the protein MEPQTQQPTEDGGSNKAAGSSANKLYRRSSTRWTPTTDQIRILKELYYYKGVRSPTAEQIQRICQLKWYGKIEGKNVFYWFGNHKVRERQKKRFTSDVHVPMQRSGLVGNGNGTNWKSEDQYINMNNKYSNICQRVSSAVASASSAGVIAFNEQIGSYGGYGSMNMEKSFRDCSISAGRGTSSTGVGGSISHNFGSWVGCSVDPYFSSSYTTSTSTTFFEMNEEQTFMEQRGEDHQEIETLPLFPMHGEDIFGNMKTTSEGGGG; this is encoded by the coding sequence atggaaccacaaacccaacaaccaaccgaggatggaggaagcaacaaagcagccgggagtagtgctaacaagCTTTACAGGCGGAGCAGTaccaggtggactcccactacagatcagataagaatcctcaaggagctttactactacaagggagttaggtccccaactgcagagcagattcagaggatctgtcagctgaaatggtacggaaAGATCGAGGGCAAGAACGTCTTTTATTGGTTCGGAAACCACAAGGTTCGGGAGAGGCAGAAGAAGAGGttcacttcggatgttcatgtgcccatgcaaagatcagggcttgttggtaatggtaatggtaccaattggaaatctgaggatcagtatattaacatGAACAACAAGTACTCTAACATTTGTCAAAGGGTTTCTTCTGCagttgcttctgcttcttcagctggtgtgattgcttttaacgagCAGATAGGGagctatggtggttatggatctatgaacatggagaagagttttagggattgttcaatctcagctggaaggggaactagttctactggtgTTGGTGGATCCATTAGTCACAATTTTGGGTCATGGGTCGGCTGCAGTGTTGACCCATATTTCTCCTCATCCTACactactagtactagtactactttCTTTGAAATGAATGAAGAACAAACTTTTatggaacaaagaggagaagatcaccaggagattgaaacccttccactgttccccatgcacggtgaggacatctttggcaacatgaagactacttccgagggaggtggCGGCTAA